From the Niveibacterium microcysteis genome, the window GAGCGCCAGTTGCGCGAGATGCTGGACGAGACGCGCCGGGCGATCGACGCCATCGAAGCGCAGCGGCGCGCGCAGCGCGGCGCCATCACGGTGGCGCTGGAAACCATGCTGCACGGCACCGAGCGCGAGTTCCTGCACATGGGCCTGAGTGAATCGCAGGAAGAACGCGTCGCGATGTTGCTGCGCGCGGCGACCTACGAAGTATCCAACGTCTACGACAGCGCGGACGACGCCAGCGCCGGCCTTCGCGCACTTGCCGCGCGCCTGGCGCAGGAGACCGGCACCGCATAAGCGGGGGAGGGCACATCATGTCCGCGAACGGCTACCACCTGCTGGTTGTCGATGACGATCCGCTCGCTCGAGCGGTGGCGAGCGACTGTCTCGACGAAGTGGGCATCCGTGTCACCGAATGCACCGACGGCGCCGCGGCCTTGGCCCTGCTGGGCTCGCAGCATTTCGACGCGGTGCTGCTGGACCGCCACATGCCCGGCATGTCGGGTGACGAAGTCTGTCGCAGGATTCGCCATGATCTGGGCGACGCAATGTTGCCGATCCTGATGCTCACCGGGGACTCCGGCAGCCAGGATCTCGCTGCCGCGCTCGATGCCGGCGCCACCGACTTCATCCGCAAGCCTTTCGATCCGGTGGAACTGCATGCGCGCGTGCGCGCGGCGGTCGAGCACAAACGCCTCACCGACCAGCTTGATAACGCGGAAACCATGCTCTTCGCGCTCGCCCGCATGGTCGAGGCGAAGGACGAGAACACCGGTGACCACTGCAGCCGGCTGGCGCACAACTCGGTCGAGTTCGGCCGTGCGCTGGGGCTCGCCGAAGCCGATCTGCAGGCCTTGCGCCGTGGTGGCGTGCTGCACGACATCGGCAAGCTGGGCATCCCGGACGCGATCCTGATGAAGCCGGCGAAGCTCACCGACGACGAATGGAAGGTGATGCGGCAGCACACGCTGATCGGCGCGCGGCTGTGCTCGCCGCTCAAGAGCATGGCGCGCACCGTGCCGATCATCCGCTCGCACCACGAGCGCTGGGATGGCAGTGGCTATCCGGATGGCCTCGCGGGCGAGGCGATTCCGCTGCTGGCGCGCGTGTTCCAGATCGTTGATATCTACGATGCGCTGGCCTATGCCCGCCCCTACAAGCCGGCCTTGCCGCAGACCGAGGTGCTGCGCATCCTGCGCGACGAGGGCGCGCGTGGCTGGCGCGACCCGCAGTTGCTTGCGGTCTTCCTCGACCTGTTGGCGCGCGACCCGGACATCTTCGCTTCGTCGGCCCCCGAGGCGGGCGATCTCGGCCGCGCGGTGTTCGCCGACATCGCCGGCCTGGGCCGCGGCGCGGGTTAGGCGGGCCGCGCAGCCGTGGTCGGCAGTACGCCCAAACCGAGGCTGTTCAGCTCGATTCGCGCCCGCCTGCTGGGCTGGCTGCTGCTGAGCAGTCTGGTGCCCACGGCGCTGACCGCCTATTTCGTCATTTCCAGCCTCGAAGAGCAGATCGGCAGTGCCACCGGCCAGCGTATGGACGAGGTGGCGCAGGGGCGCGAGCGGGCCTTGCGCGCATGGATCGAGCAGGTGCTCAACGACGGCCGCGTGTTCGCCGCGCTGCCGGCGACTGCTCAGTGTCTCGAAAGCCTGTCGCGCGCGCTCGACCGAGGCGACGCCGACAGCGCGGACTACCGCAAGCGCGATGCGGAGTGCCTCGCCACCCTCAATTTCATCGGCCTTTCCTTCCTCTACGACGTGATGCTGGTCGATCGCGACGGCCGCGTCGTGATGTCGCAGCAGAAGGAAACGCCCCCCTCCACTTCGCTCTTCGTGGGCGCCGCCACGTCGGGCGCGACGCGCCTCGCGCAGGGCCTGCATACCGCGATTGACGAGCAGGGTGCGAGCTTCGTGCCGCATGAGATGTATGCCCCCACCGGCGCGGAATCCGCCTTCGCCACGATACCGATCGTGCGCGGGGCGGAAGTGCTTGGCGTGCTGGTGCTGCAGCTCAACAACCGAGAATTCCTGCGGCCGCTCGAAGCCGGCATGGCCGACACCCGCAGCGGCGAGCTGTTGCTGCTGCGCCGGGAAGGCAAGGGCGAAGTGCTGGTGCTTACGCCACCGCGTGGCCATCCGGAGCTCGCCTTCACGCAACGCTTCAACCTGGCAGGCACGCGTGGCCTCAGTCTGCAGGCTGCACTCGCTGGCCCGGCTGGGCGCGGGCTGACGCAGGGCGACCGCGGCGAGCCGGTGTTCGCGGCGTGGCGCCCCTTGCCCGACTACGGCTGGGGCCTGGTGGCGCGCATCGGGGCGGAAGAAGCGCTGGCGCCGGTGCGCGCGATCAAGCTGGCCTTGCTGCCTATCGTCGCGGGCTTGCTGCTCGCCACCGCCGCGATCGCGATCGTGCTCGGCTGGCGCCTGGTGCGCCCGCTGCAGCGCTTTACCGCCTTCAGCCGGGAAGTGGCGGCGGGCAATCTGGGGGGCGAGGTGGGCTATGCCGGCCACGATGAACTGGGCGAGCTCGCGAGCACCTTGAACGCGATGTCAGCACGCCTGGCGTACTCGACGGCCTCGTTGCAGCGCGCGAAGGGCATGCTCGAGGTGCGCGTGGCCGAGCGAACCGCCGAGCTCACCGAGAAGGCGCAGAACCTCGAAGCGGCAGAGCGCGTCGCGAACCTGGGGCACTGGGAAACCGACTGGCGCAACGGGCGGCGCTACTGGTCACCGCAGGTCTATCGCATTCTCGGGCTGCGGCCCGGCAATCCCGATCCGGCTGCCTTCCGCCAGCGCATCCACAAAGACGATCGAGCCCTTGTGTCGGAAGTCATCGAACGCGCGTGTGCGGACGGCAAGCGCTTCTCGATCGAGTTTCGCCTTGCGATGGACGACGGCAGCATCCGCTGGGTGCGCGAGGAAGGCGACACCGCCCTCGACGATGAAGGGCGGCCCGCGAAGAGTGTCGGCATCGTCATCGACATCACCGAGCGCCAACTGGCGGAACAGGCCTTGCGGCGTTCCGAGGCGAGTGCCCGTTCGGTGCTGGAGGCTGCGCAGGAAGGCATCATCATCATCAGCCGGGCCGATCGCTCGATACTCTATGCGAACCCCGCTGCCGAGCGCATGTTCGGGCGCGGCAAGGATGAACTGCTCGGCTTCCCGACCACCGTGCTCTACCCGGAGGACGCGCGCAAACAGGTCGAGGCCGAGTTCAGCGCGCTGATCCGCGCCCACGGCGGGCGCGCGAGCAACCTGCCGGCGGTGCGCAGCAACGGCGAGCGCTTCGTGGTCGACATCTTCGCGTCGGAGATCCGCTACGAGGAGCGCGCGGCGATGTTCGGTTTCTTCACCGACGTGACCGAACTTCGCGCCGCAGAAGCCGAACGTGCGCGGCTCGAACAGGAGCTGATCGAGGCGCGCGCGCTGCGCGCCGAAGTGCGCGCCGAAACGATCCTCGATGCGGTGGACGAAGGTGTCGTCGAGGTCGATAGCGAAGGCCATGTTCGCTACATGAACCAGACCGCGCTGCGTACCTTTGGCGTAAGCGCGGAGGCGGTGATCGGGCGCCATTACCGCGATGCCGTGCCGCTGGAGATTCCCGATCATCCCGCCGATACGGACGGCCCGTTTGCGCATGTGCTGCGCACGGGCGAGCCGGTCTCGGGCGAGGGTGCGACAGTGCGCATGGCCGATGGCGGCGCGCTGCGCGCGGCCTACTACATCCGCCCGCTCGCGGCGGCGGCCGGCAGCGGCGTGTTGCTGGTGTTCCGCGACATCACCGAGCGCGAGCGCCAGCAGCTACGTCTGCAGTTGATGTCCAGTGCGGTCGAGCAGAGCGCCTCTGCGATCCTGATCACCGACACCGACGGGCACATCGAATATGTGAACCCGAAATTCTGCGCGCTCTACGGCTTCGAGCCGAGCGAACTGATCGGCGAGACGCCGCGTCGGCTCAAGTCCGGCCACACGACCGCGGCCGAGTATCAGGGCCTCTGGCGCACGATTCTGGGCGGTGGCGAATGGCACGGCGAATTCCTGAATCTGCGCAAGGACGGTGAAGCACGCTGGGTGGCCGCGGCGATCGCGTCGCTGCGCGATCCGGACGGCCGACCGACGCATTTCATCGGTGTGCATGAGGACATCACCGAACGCAAGGCGATCGAGTCGGAGCTCACGCAGGCGCGTGAGGTGGCGGAAACCGCCGCACGCGCGAAGAGCGAGTTTCTCGCCCGCATGAGCCACGAGATCCGCACGCCGATGAACGCCATCATCGGGCTGTCCGACCTCGCCCTGCAGGGCCCGCTGGCCTTGCGCGAGCGCGACTTCATCATCAAGGTGAATCGCTCCGCGCAATCGCTGCTGGGCATCATCAACGATGTGCTGGACTTCTCGCGCATCGACGCCGGCCGGCTCGAGCTCGAATCGGTCGAGTTCGCGCTCGACGATGTGCTGCAACACCTCGCCGACATGGTGCACACGCGGGTACATGACGGTGTCGAGCTCTACTTCGATACGCCGCCTGAGGTGCCGGCACGCTTCGTCGGCGATCCGCTGCGGCTCGGGCAGGTGCTCGTCAACCTTTGCAGCAACGCGACCAAGTTCACGCGTACCGGCTTCATCGCGGTGCGCGTCCGCTGCGTGGAGGCGACGCCGGGGACGGTGACGCTGGGCTTTGAGGTTGAAGACAGTGGCGACGGCATCCCCGCCGATCGCCTGCCGCTGCTGTTCGATGCGTTCTCGCAGGCCGAGGCCTCGATTGCGCGGCGCTTCGGCGGCTCTGGTCTCGGGCTGGCGATCTGTCGTCAGCTGGTGCGCCTGATGGGCGGCGAGATCCGGGTGCGCAGCACCGAAGGCGTTGGCAGTAGCTTCGCGTTTACGGTGCAACTGGGGCGGGTCGGCAGCGCAGCCGAGTTCCCGATGCCCGGCGCGCTGGTGGGCCGACGCGTGCTGTGGGCTGCACCACCGAGCCGCGGCCGCGAGCTGCTGCGCGAGCGCTGTGTGGAACTCGGGCTGGAGGTCTCGCTCGCCGACAGCATGCCGGCGCTGTGTCACGCGATCGACGCTGCACGTGAGCAAGGCTCGCCATACGACGTGCTGCTGGTCGACTGCGGCCTTCCGGGCGACGTGCTTCCTGCGTGGCGTTGTGCCGCGCCGCCGCCGCTTGTGAACGTGTGCAGCGGCAGTTCATGCGCCGAGTTCGAATTGCACCTCGCGACGACCGGCCTTTGCACCATTCA encodes:
- a CDS encoding HD domain-containing phosphohydrolase, which gives rise to MSANGYHLLVVDDDPLARAVASDCLDEVGIRVTECTDGAAALALLGSQHFDAVLLDRHMPGMSGDEVCRRIRHDLGDAMLPILMLTGDSGSQDLAAALDAGATDFIRKPFDPVELHARVRAAVEHKRLTDQLDNAETMLFALARMVEAKDENTGDHCSRLAHNSVEFGRALGLAEADLQALRRGGVLHDIGKLGIPDAILMKPAKLTDDEWKVMRQHTLIGARLCSPLKSMARTVPIIRSHHERWDGSGYPDGLAGEAIPLLARVFQIVDIYDALAYARPYKPALPQTEVLRILRDEGARGWRDPQLLAVFLDLLARDPDIFASSAPEAGDLGRAVFADIAGLGRGAG
- a CDS encoding PAS domain S-box protein — protein: MVGSTPKPRLFSSIRARLLGWLLLSSLVPTALTAYFVISSLEEQIGSATGQRMDEVAQGRERALRAWIEQVLNDGRVFAALPATAQCLESLSRALDRGDADSADYRKRDAECLATLNFIGLSFLYDVMLVDRDGRVVMSQQKETPPSTSLFVGAATSGATRLAQGLHTAIDEQGASFVPHEMYAPTGAESAFATIPIVRGAEVLGVLVLQLNNREFLRPLEAGMADTRSGELLLLRREGKGEVLVLTPPRGHPELAFTQRFNLAGTRGLSLQAALAGPAGRGLTQGDRGEPVFAAWRPLPDYGWGLVARIGAEEALAPVRAIKLALLPIVAGLLLATAAIAIVLGWRLVRPLQRFTAFSREVAAGNLGGEVGYAGHDELGELASTLNAMSARLAYSTASLQRAKGMLEVRVAERTAELTEKAQNLEAAERVANLGHWETDWRNGRRYWSPQVYRILGLRPGNPDPAAFRQRIHKDDRALVSEVIERACADGKRFSIEFRLAMDDGSIRWVREEGDTALDDEGRPAKSVGIVIDITERQLAEQALRRSEASARSVLEAAQEGIIIISRADRSILYANPAAERMFGRGKDELLGFPTTVLYPEDARKQVEAEFSALIRAHGGRASNLPAVRSNGERFVVDIFASEIRYEERAAMFGFFTDVTELRAAEAERARLEQELIEARALRAEVRAETILDAVDEGVVEVDSEGHVRYMNQTALRTFGVSAEAVIGRHYRDAVPLEIPDHPADTDGPFAHVLRTGEPVSGEGATVRMADGGALRAAYYIRPLAAAAGSGVLLVFRDITERERQQLRLQLMSSAVEQSASAILITDTDGHIEYVNPKFCALYGFEPSELIGETPRRLKSGHTTAAEYQGLWRTILGGGEWHGEFLNLRKDGEARWVAAAIASLRDPDGRPTHFIGVHEDITERKAIESELTQAREVAETAARAKSEFLARMSHEIRTPMNAIIGLSDLALQGPLALRERDFIIKVNRSAQSLLGIINDVLDFSRIDAGRLELESVEFALDDVLQHLADMVHTRVHDGVELYFDTPPEVPARFVGDPLRLGQVLVNLCSNATKFTRTGFIAVRVRCVEATPGTVTLGFEVEDSGDGIPADRLPLLFDAFSQAEASIARRFGGSGLGLAICRQLVRLMGGEIRVRSTEGVGSSFAFTVQLGRVGSAAEFPMPGALVGRRVLWAAPPSRGRELLRERCVELGLEVSLADSMPALCHAIDAAREQGSPYDVLLVDCGLPGDVLPAWRCAAPPPLVNVCSGSSCAEFELHLATTGLCTIQRLDRPVTRKALVVALTRALGCEDAPAPEVRRHTAAEALAALAGSRVLVVDDAELNQEVAREYLQSVGVSVALASNGAEAVAMLAQQRFDAVLMDCQMPVMDGYAATRALRQQDALASLPIIALTANALAGERERVLEAGMNDFISKPVDPERLFDVLMRWIAPLTPPLAAAPARASMPAMLSAAAAGTGGAPGGTSTPPDGVPPLPGVDTAVGLARAMGRPKTYLKYLRIFHESHAGFAANFDAARSVGDAALAQRLAHTLKSGAASIGALEVEAAAIALESLLREGGDAAAVSAARDRLCDALTPLLAALAALQTATA